The Ruminococcus bovis genome includes a region encoding these proteins:
- a CDS encoding InlB B-repeat-containing protein produces the protein MKKSRNIYIKVLSLFVGVMMMFSIIEINTISVKGKNSSYSIVFNANGGKGKMTKQTIAYNTFAYIKKCSFTKKGYTFLGWSKTKKGKISYKNRQKIRNICKAGSRLNLYAQWKKDSNRRAILLGETSTIEVPINDVKSMNGVMKNSIYHGLKMSSVVYYPNHKKKDIVAKIKSVFKYNKPNDVSYIYMTCHGDGYGNVYIGSDDTYFSVSGLRKLLDKYVNGKVVLIIDSCYSGRMIKDTMLNTTDNSDFADKFVNDFINYENTEIKGFTTNKYVVLCSSKANETSRGGDDVSLATRYWSMGAGWHPVQKKTCKLFADTDGNGRVTLKELYKYSYNNVKKQGQHVVVYPKNSSFVLFGRFN, from the coding sequence GAGATTAACACTATATCTGTTAAAGGTAAAAATAGTAGTTATTCTATAGTATTTAACGCCAATGGTGGTAAAGGAAAAATGACTAAACAAACCATTGCTTATAATACATTTGCTTATATCAAAAAATGTAGTTTTACAAAAAAAGGATATACATTCTTAGGTTGGTCAAAAACAAAAAAAGGTAAAATCTCTTATAAGAACAGACAAAAGATAAGAAATATTTGTAAAGCTGGTTCTAGATTAAATTTATATGCTCAGTGGAAAAAAGATAGTAATCGAAGAGCAATATTATTAGGTGAAACATCAACAATAGAAGTACCTATTAATGATGTCAAAAGTATGAACGGCGTTATGAAAAATTCAATATATCATGGCTTGAAAATGAGTAGTGTTGTTTATTATCCTAATCACAAAAAGAAAGATATTGTTGCAAAAATAAAAAGTGTTTTTAAGTATAACAAACCAAATGATGTTAGTTATATATATATGACTTGTCATGGCGATGGATATGGAAATGTGTATATTGGCTCTGATGATACATACTTTTCTGTTTCAGGGCTAAGAAAATTATTAGATAAGTATGTTAATGGTAAGGTAGTCCTTATTATTGATTCTTGTTATTCTGGAAGAATGATTAAAGATACTATGCTTAACACAACTGATAATTCAGATTTTGCTGATAAATTTGTTAATGATTTTATTAACTATGAAAATACTGAAATAAAGGGATTTACTACTAATAAGTATGTAGTTTTATGTTCATCAAAGGCAAATGAGACTTCACGAGGCGGTGATGATGTAAGTCTTGCCACAAGATATTGGTCTATGGGGGCAGGTTGGCATCCTGTACAGAAAAAAACTTGCAAGTTGTTTGCTGATACAGATGGTAACGGAAGAGTAACATTGAAAGAATTGTATAAGTATTCATACAATAATGTAAAAAAACAAGGTCAACATGTGGTGGTTTATCCAAAAAACAGTTCATTCGTTTTATTCGGAAGATTTAATTAA
- a CDS encoding Ig-like domain-containing protein translates to MKSVSKVTSFMLAFLLCVSMFSIAPTVSAKNINIEKSSGEESKSGNFYYYVDDDTNNATITQYLGNSKSLTIPSTIDGYKVTKVESLAKIENDDEVINTTLETLNIGNNVQIIGSYGVTNFTKLKTVNIKSSVKVVENFAFDGCNALTKINIDNGLKVVYGDGFSNIKNLKSISIPNSVNRVGANAFGYMYDDDTNKYSRVSDFTISGYTGSNVEKYANNCNFPFTSLGTYKKSADDVDYLYTLQDDKVSLITYLGSGGQVTVPEEIGGNVVAYNTTNEVFSENQFRNSLGKFNGNFDYVTAIGFPSMWDCYGNISLSDTPKLSEITITNTEYNFDDEVSENKPFGYSYVFDDDGVVTEFIKYDNFVIKGYYGSTAQQYAEENDFTFVPIETDNTIPVVPTDSVTETTVNNTIEETSTVESNFTEPSSVEVTTVSNNENNNNIKTPTDNTETTEPNNNEVTIPTEDNSDIEEPTNDYDIEPSSRYVDYPTEPEMEETTYTLPKVKDTNVYVKKIMLNKTKATVLSDKSVKLVARVYPKNANNKKLLWTSSNKRIATVEKGVVVGLRKGTVKITAKSTDGSKLSAQCVVTVKQAVKTIKLNKTLITGSKGTKVILKAKVTPTKADNRIVKWQSSNKKIATLNKKGVVTVKGKGCAVIKCTSGDGSGVYSKSVVSNSGKAKSIKLNKKSVKISAGLGLKLKATVKGSCKEVLWKSSNNKVATVTDNGIVKGIENGKAVISAETVDGSKKVAKCTVTVTGHNYGEWTVSVAPTCQDEGVETRVCKSCKKIQERTLDTVDHNWQKFYTVDEEPTCTDIGVAYIYCDDCDETCDTYYIPATEHCFGASEIIDYADCETDGLVVRMCKYCDETEEIVIPALGHCWTDEKVVDLEPTNNSYGQKSYHCLYCDATSGEEIIPPLN, encoded by the coding sequence ATGAAAAGTGTTTCTAAGGTAACATCATTTATGTTAGCATTTTTGTTATGTGTTTCTATGTTTAGTATTGCACCTACAGTAAGTGCAAAAAATATAAATATAGAAAAATCATCAGGTGAAGAAAGTAAAAGTGGCAACTTCTATTATTATGTAGATGATGACACTAACAATGCAACAATTACTCAGTATTTGGGTAATAGCAAAAGCCTTACAATTCCAAGTACTATTGATGGTTATAAGGTAACTAAGGTTGAGTCTTTGGCAAAGATTGAAAACGATGATGAAGTTATTAATACTACTTTGGAAACACTTAATATCGGCAACAATGTTCAGATTATCGGTAGCTATGGTGTGACTAATTTTACAAAGCTAAAGACTGTTAATATTAAAAGCAGTGTAAAAGTTGTTGAGAACTTTGCTTTTGATGGTTGTAATGCACTTACAAAAATAAATATTGATAATGGACTAAAGGTTGTTTATGGTGATGGCTTTAGTAATATTAAAAATTTAAAGTCTATTTCAATTCCTAATTCTGTAAACAGAGTTGGTGCAAATGCCTTTGGATATATGTATGATGATGATACTAACAAGTATAGTAGGGTTTCCGACTTTACTATTAGTGGATATACCGGTTCAAATGTAGAAAAGTATGCAAATAACTGTAACTTTCCTTTTACTTCACTTGGTACATACAAAAAGTCTGCTGATGATGTTGACTATCTTTACACTTTGCAAGATGACAAAGTTTCACTTATTACATATTTAGGCAGTGGTGGACAGGTTACTGTACCTGAAGAAATTGGTGGTAATGTTGTAGCATACAATACTACTAATGAAGTATTCTCTGAAAATCAATTTAGAAATAGTTTAGGAAAATTTAACGGTAATTTTGACTATGTAACTGCTATTGGTTTTCCATCAATGTGGGATTGTTACGGTAATATTTCTTTAAGTGACACCCCTAAGCTAAGTGAAATTACTATTACAAATACTGAGTACAATTTTGATGATGAAGTTAGTGAAAATAAACCTTTTGGTTATTCATATGTTTTTGATGATGATGGTGTGGTTACTGAATTTATCAAATATGATAACTTTGTTATAAAAGGATATTACGGTTCAACTGCACAACAGTATGCTGAGGAAAATGACTTTACATTTGTTCCTATTGAGACTGACAATACAATACCTGTTGTACCTACTGACTCTGTAACAGAAACTACAGTAAATAACACTATAGAAGAAACATCAACTGTTGAAAGTAACTTTACTGAGCCAAGTAGTGTTGAAGTGACTACCGTTAGCAATAATGAAAATAACAATAATATTAAAACTCCAACTGATAATACAGAAACAACAGAGCCAAATAATAATGAAGTGACAATTCCTACAGAGGATAATTCTGATATTGAAGAACCAACTAATGATTATGATATAGAGCCAAGTTCAAGATATGTTGACTATCCTACTGAACCTGAAATGGAAGAAACAACTTATACATTGCCTAAGGTTAAGGACACTAATGTTTATGTAAAGAAAATTATGTTGAACAAAACTAAGGCAACTGTTTTGTCAGATAAAAGTGTAAAATTAGTTGCAAGGGTTTATCCTAAAAATGCAAATAACAAAAAGCTTTTGTGGACTTCATCAAATAAAAGAATTGCAACTGTAGAAAAAGGTGTTGTAGTAGGTTTAAGAAAAGGTACAGTAAAAATTACTGCAAAATCTACTGATGGCAGTAAATTGTCAGCACAATGTGTTGTAACTGTAAAACAAGCAGTAAAAACTATTAAGCTAAACAAAACACTTATTACCGGCAGCAAAGGTACAAAAGTTATATTAAAAGCAAAGGTAACACCAACTAAAGCCGATAATAGAATTGTAAAGTGGCAGTCATCTAACAAGAAGATTGCTACTTTAAATAAAAAAGGTGTTGTTACAGTAAAAGGCAAAGGATGTGCAGTAATCAAATGTACTTCCGGTGACGGTAGTGGAGTATATAGCAAGAGTGTTGTAAGCAATAGTGGCAAAGCAAAATCTATTAAATTAAATAAAAAGTCAGTAAAAATTTCTGCAGGGTTAGGCCTAAAACTAAAGGCTACTGTAAAAGGTAGTTGTAAAGAAGTTTTGTGGAAAAGCTCAAACAATAAAGTTGCCACTGTAACCGATAATGGAATTGTTAAAGGAATAGAAAACGGTAAGGCAGTAATTTCTGCTGAAACGGTGGACGGTAGTAAAAAGGTAGCAAAATGTACTGTTACAGTTACAGGTCATAACTATGGTGAATGGACAGTTTCTGTAGCTCCTACTTGTCAAGATGAAGGTGTAGAAACTAGGGTTTGTAAGTCTTGTAAGAAAATACAAGAAAGAACCCTTGATACTGTTGACCATAACTGGCAAAAATTCTATACAGTTGATGAAGAACCTACTTGCACAGACATAGGTGTTGCGTATATTTATTGTGATGATTGTGACGAAACTTGTGACACATATTATATTCCTGCAACAGAACATTGTTTTGGAGCATCGGAAATTATAGACTATGCCGATTGTGAAACAGATGGACTTGTAGTTAGAATGTGCAAGTATTGTGACGAAACTGAAGAAATTGTAATACCGGCACTTGGTCATTGTTGGACTGATGAAAAGGTTGTTGACTTAGAACCTACTAATAATAGTTATGGTCAAAAGTCATATCATTGTCTGTATTGTGATGCAACAAGTGGTGAAGAAATAATCCCACCACTAAATTGA
- a CDS encoding leucine-rich repeat domain-containing protein, protein MSRKKLHKKGFDEMKIFRKGFAVAMAMIITCSAFTVMPLTTSAMAVNETSVSASSTKSGKCGKDVKWSYNNKVLTVYGKGKMTTEIPESVTNYAEEIIVRDGVTDIGKLETGERLKKVTLGKGITVIPGGLFAGCVKLKTVKLSNNLRTIENDAFRWCESLTSITIPEKVRKIQGNPFIECSKLTKINVNKNNKTYTSIDGILFTKSKKTLAIYPLGKKNSAYSVPKTVYKIAENAFSESSSIKTIKMTNSVKRIEDNAFAHCYRLKNVTLSQRLIYIGEQVFNDTEFNDTESNWKNGYLYCGNALISVKQNLKQVTVKKGTRILGTRAIDLCENLKKVTLPEGLLYINDYALHDDTKLSALTIPKSVKEIGKDAIGVYSDIDWNGNSITVKVNPFKAKVYKNSVGHKYAKKCKLNYQVIK, encoded by the coding sequence ATGAGTCGGAAAAAGTTACATAAGAAAGGATTTGATGAAATGAAAATTTTTAGAAAAGGTTTTGCAGTAGCAATGGCAATGATAATCACTTGCAGTGCATTTACAGTTATGCCACTAACTACAAGTGCAATGGCAGTTAATGAAACATCGGTATCAGCATCTTCTACTAAAAGTGGTAAGTGTGGTAAGGATGTAAAATGGTCATACAATAACAAGGTTCTTACTGTTTACGGTAAGGGTAAGATGACTACAGAAATACCTGAGTCTGTAACTAACTATGCTGAAGAAATTATTGTTAGAGACGGTGTTACTGATATTGGTAAACTTGAAACAGGTGAACGCCTAAAGAAAGTAACTTTAGGAAAAGGCATCACAGTAATTCCAGGTGGTCTTTTTGCCGGATGTGTTAAATTAAAAACTGTTAAATTATCTAATAACCTAAGAACTATTGAAAATGATGCTTTTAGATGGTGTGAAAGTCTTACATCAATCACAATCCCTGAAAAGGTTAGAAAAATTCAGGGTAATCCATTTATAGAGTGTAGCAAATTAACAAAAATTAATGTTAATAAAAACAACAAAACCTACACTTCAATTGATGGCATATTGTTTACAAAGTCAAAGAAAACTCTTGCTATTTATCCACTTGGTAAGAAAAATTCTGCTTATAGTGTTCCTAAGACTGTTTATAAGATTGCTGAAAATGCATTTAGTGAAAGCAGTTCTATAAAGACTATCAAAATGACAAACTCAGTTAAGAGAATTGAAGATAATGCGTTTGCCCATTGTTATAGATTGAAAAATGTAACTCTGTCACAAAGATTAATTTACATTGGTGAGCAAGTTTTTAACGACACAGAATTTAATGATACAGAATCAAATTGGAAAAACGGTTACTTATATTGTGGTAATGCACTAATAAGTGTAAAACAAAACTTAAAACAAGTTACTGTAAAGAAGGGTACAAGAATTCTTGGTACTCGTGCAATTGATTTGTGTGAAAATTTAAAGAAGGTTACATTACCTGAAGGTCTGCTTTACATTAATGATTATGCACTACATGATGACACTAAGTTATCTGCTTTAACAATTCCTAAGTCAGTTAAAGAAATAGGCAAGGATGCAATTGGTGTTTATAGTGACATTGATTGGAATGGTAACTCTATTACTGTTAAGGTAAATCCTTTTAAGGCAAAGGTTTATAAGAATTCTGTAGGTCATAAGTATGCTAAGAAATGTAAACTTAATTATCAGGTTATTAAGTAA